AAGCCACAAACCTGCTATACATTTTAGAAACattaaggtttaaaaaaatagaatccTGACCTAGTATTTAATGTGGAAAAGCTGTTTGCGTTAAAAAAGGCTCATCATATGCTGGCAGGAATTCAACAAACACAGTGGAGAGTGTGCTCCCCATAGAAGATGTAAATGATGTGTCTTTAGACTTGATAATCTGATTTTCAGAATATCTGCAAGATGGTGACTCCCTTCAAAAGCAGGGAATTCCTAAGTCACAAAATACCTGCTGATGGAACGTTAGTGGGCAGATGTTATAATCTGTCAAAAAAGTGTGTTTCAGGCTAGCCAGAGCAGACCATATTCTTTCTTTGTATTGGTGATATGTCTGTGACGCGTGTTACAGAAGACTTGGATGTTTTCCCAATGTAACTTCTAACTTGTTAGGTTCAAACAGTTAAAACCAAATGGATTGatgctgtctggtttttgctgttGGAAATAGTGTCGAATGCCCCttgtttcagagaaaacagcttCTCTGGCAGAAGGAAGCTATTCTTACTTTTGGACAAAAGGAAGGTGTGCTGCATGGTGAAACTGCATCTGTGCCTGTTGAACAGGCTTTTAACTGGATAGTGTCTTGCAACACAGGAAGAGCTTTAATTTGAGTTAAATTTTATAATGCTCTGGTTTTGAAATAATTGTAATGATTAAAGAAGTAAACAGTCGCTATAAGCTGTAGTGACTTCTGACAGGCTGACCCTATGAAGTACTGCTTAGTGATCTCTGTGCCTGGAGGGAGAAGGTGCTAGCTGCCAGTACTTTGCTGATGACACAGGCTCCGCTGACTTGAATGCAGCCCTCTTAGTTCCAGAATGGTTTGGCATGTGAAGTGCAAGCAAGCAGCCCTTACCTACTGTCTTTCTTCCCCAGCCCTTGTGCAATGCTTGCAAGCCAGGGAGCAGTCTTTGCACTTCATTTCAAGCACCGTCTTTGGCCAGTGCTGGAACTGCATTCTGGTTGCAGAAAATCCAGTGGAAGAGTACTCCTTCTCTACAGTACTGGGGACCAGCATTGAGCCATCTGGCTGTCAGAATTACTGCTTGTTATAATTTGGTTTAATTCTTGTGGCAAATGCTTATCTCTTTTTTTGCATATCCACTTCAAAATGGTGTAGTTAATGGTCTTTGGATGCTCTGATTATGTTGTTTCAGTTATCGCTTTACTCTGAACAAATATTTGGTATAAACAAAACAGGTATGATGGGTTATGCTGACTACACAAATGCTGCCGTattggaaggggaaaaaaagcagttcaAAGCTTCCAAACTCTGGGAGCAACATCTAGTTGTCTGTAGCAGAAGAATCTTGGTTGCGCAGTAGAGCTTCTCAAAGATATTGCTGATCTTGTATCAGTTaagattatctttttttttccttacaccttccccccccccccccccataatCTAGATGATCGAGGATGTGCTGGGGGAAGGTTCAGTGTCTGCCAGCAGGTTCAGCAGGTGGTTTTCTAATCCTAGTCGTTCTGGAAGTCGGTCAAGCAGCTTGAGATCTACGCCACATGAGGAGCTGGAGAGGCTAGCAGGTAAGACCGTAGGACAATACAGGGTCAGATTGTCTCCTTCCATATTTCTTCCTACTGATTCAATAAGAACATGGTAGATAAAGCTTTGGGATAGTGAATTCTCCCACAGTTTAAGTGCTCGACGTTCATTTGGAAGCTCTTGGAGTAAGCAGCTAtaagttcttttttcttttataaatgttCTTGTCATGTTCCTGATGCCTTCCCAGCTGATCTTGGGCAAGGGGTGTGAGGCATAACTTCTCAGTGACATATTGAAGTTGGTTACCAGTATATGTTCATCTTGAGACATTGGGTTGGTAAACTGATGTCGCAGTGctcctggttttgctgtttcagGTCTAGAGCAAGCCATTCTCTCCCCTGGCCAGAACTCTGGAAACTACTTTGCTCCCATTCCATTGGAAGACCACTCTGAAAACAAAGTGGACATCCTAGAAATGCTACAGAAAGCCAAAGTGGACTTAAAACCTCTTCTCTCAAGTCTTTCAGCCAACAAGGAAAAGCTTAGAGAGAGCAGTAAGTGCCTCTTCAGATATTGTTGAGTTCTTGTGATGCAGTATCTCAAGGCAAGAGGCTTGGTATTCTGGAAACCTCAACTGCCAAGTCCACGCGTAGGAAGTATTATAGGTTTATTCACCTACTGAAAACCCAATTACTCAACAGATCTCAGCTGTGTCAATATCGCCACTGGTTCTTTTCATCCTAATCACAGGATGACATCAGGACTCTATCAGACTGCTTTACTGGCCAGTAATAATCATAAGTTAAGATGATGCAAGTCTTGATCTGAGTTTCCAGCTTTGCCTGTGGCGTTTACATACATTTTTCGTACTGGAGACCGGTAATGTCAGCTCTGACACTGTGTGGCATTTAAACTCTGGCTTTACGAAAAACTTAAAATCTGCGTCATTCTTGCAAGCATCTATAATGGATCACATTGATCCATTAAGTATCAGTATCTAAAAAGGCAAACAGTGGCTTGAGgatgtcagattttttttgaagAGCGTACTGTAAGCTTTAACTTCTCAAGACTGTTGCTAGCGTTTGAAACAGTGGTAGTGGTCTGTGCTCGCCGTTCAGtgcattaattaattaattatctTAGAGCTACAACATAGGAACAGATTTGTCTTAGTTACACTAACTTGGCTCGAATCACAGGATTCCGGGGAACTTAGTCTGTTAGAATTCACTTTCGCTAGCATCAGCTGATCTAAACAGTTCAGGGCCGACTTTAAACTTAATGTTCGAGGGCACATCCAAGTTAGAGATTTGCATGTTTGGGCCCATAGCATGCATGGAGGGTACAAAACGCATGTGTTCTTTGAAAACTTGAGGTCGAATTCCAAATTGATTTCTCTTTGGCAAGCAGCATGTGTTGCCGTGTAAActggactgaaaaaaaagtaatgctaCTCTGATTTGTGTGGAGTAGCTAGGAAGGAAAACATCCAAGCCCTGCAAAGATTCTTAAGCATCCAGTCTGGGAGCAGAGAGTGTCAGCTAACATGTGGAGAACTTTCTTATTTTGACTTAAGTAGAACTACAAgtcttttctgtgttctgtttAGTCTGACTTTCCTACCAAAAGCTTTTTAAACTTTGATCCTCACAAACCAAGGATGAAGGAACAAAAAACTGTGGGGAAGCTTCCATTCACCCAGAAGTACCTGATGTGGGTTCTGTATTCCCATAAAATGCCATACAGTTCTTCAGGTGTTATGGAGTTCTCGGGTCAATTCCTCTCCACCATCGTATTTTTCCTTGTGTTCCATACTGCATGTCTGCATCATTGTTTTTCTCCACCTTCTTGCCCAAATTACCAGTAAGTCTTATTTCTTTAGGCCAACATCTGCTACAGCAACACATGGCAtgctcctctcttcttccttttctcttaagGTGTCATACCTTGTGATGTGTGTTAGCTGGTCCATAAAGCATGTCTAGCCTTGATGTCAGGCACTGATAGGTATTTATGTGTACATAGATGGGGAAAAAGTATGGCTTAATGATACTTATACCTTATTCTGGTTATGCCAGTGGAATCTTTCTATGTTGGCTTTAACTTCTGAGCAATAAAAATCTACTTCATGCTTTTATGCACACCAAACTGTGTGACTGAGTCTCCAGAGTATCTAAATTTTCCAGGTATGTATTCTCTTTACTTACAATAGCTTAAAACAATTTAACATCACTTACACTGTGGCTCTAAGGCCACCAGGACTCCTGGAGTATAAGATGAACTTTCCTAACTGAAGAACAACAAACTCGGTTGTCACACGAATATTCCCTACTGAAAAGCAGGTGAAGTCATACAAAATAGGAATGACGTGTCTTTCAGGATGAATTAAAATTAGTGAGAGCTTACCAGCGGAAACCTAAACAGGTGTTCTTGTGGAGTCTTGCATGGCTGTAGTTTGCATGGCAGTACTCCCAATTCAAATATTCTAATATCAGTCTAAACACAGGTCAGACATGGTTTGACAGCTAGTATGAATATCAGAAGATAAGTTTTTGGCTGTTCCTTGTTCTCAAACAACAACTTGTATTTGACACCTGCACAAGAATTATTTAGCTCACTTTTAGACAGAGCCGTGGTTTATCAGtgtttctgctgtgtttctcaGCACATTCAGGAGTTGTACTTTCAGTGGAAGAAGTCGAAGCTGGGCTAAAAGGCCTGAAAGTTGACCAGGAGGGAAAAATTGCTACTCCGTTTATGGCTGAGCAAATGGAGGAGGCATTGAATGTTGCTGGCTCCAGACAGATCAAGAAAGATGGAGATATGACTGCATTTAACAAACTAGTCAGCAGTATGAAGGCAAGTGGGACTCTACCTTCACAGCCCAAAGTCAATGTAAGTAGCAGACACCTGACTCTTCTGAACCATAAACAGATCTGTGCTAAGATGTGTTATGAACTGGAAACCCCTTACACGGCCCTTCTGATAATATGTGAGCCTTGACTGGATACAGCAGCATGCTATTTAACATAGGCTTACATTTAGAATATTGTTGCTTGGAGGAGAAGGTAAGGGAGGGGCTTTGGTCACTTTTCCCTAGCCAGAGTAACTGAAAGTGGGGTGTTTTTCAGTTCAGACTTCTCAGGGTTGATTTCATCTTAAATTTCTGAAAGACCCAGAACTCCAATACTGTGTTAGAAGTCTAACTGCTGTCTTGAAAGTGGACCTGTGTGAATATCTAGTCCAATTGATGAATATCTAGGCTTGAAGACTGTAAGTGTTTGCCCCAGGAAAGAATCTGTATAATGACAAGGCTGAATCCTCTACTGTGGAGGATGCTTTGATTAATGTCTAAGACTCTCCTATGCTTGAATTCGTCCTGTCTGAACcacatttaataaaaacaaatacatctgTAGAAAAGGTACTGTCTATATAACGGATATCGTAAGCCCACTCTTTACAGAAGACTTGCTAGTGTTAGTTTAATGGTTGCCTTGCTGCTGTTAAAAGGCATCTCTTAAAATGCTTGTAGCGTGGGTGCAGCTAACACTTACCTGAAGCTCAGATGTCTTGCTTTAGTGACTTCTGGTTTGATAGAGAGATGTCAGTGCACTATCTAATACTTtaaacttgattttaaaattatttgcgCTAAGATGAAACTCAGCCGAGTACTTGTTAGCTGAAAGATTAATATTAACCAACAGGTGATACTAAGTTTTAGATTGGGAGAGATTGTAGTATGAAATTTCATCCTGCCACTGACTGCCTGAACAGTATGCTTGGCTCAGAAGCTAACAATAACTACTACTGGCATCATAAAATGCTTCTAACAACTGAGTGAGTCTAAAGCATCTGTTTTTCCTGCTAAACTCTACCCAAGGACTTTTAGGCTTGTCCCACTTCACTGAAAGATAGTGAAAACCGAAAATTTGGCCTGTGAGGAATTTGCAGGCTTGATTTCACACTTAAAATGAGACTTTCATTTCTGGCTCTCCCTTTACATTGACATGTAATTTTGATGCATAGAACAATGTCTTAAATAATTTCTCTAACATACAAACACTTTTCAGTTTGTGTGTAGCTTCAGTTGACCCCTTAGCCCAATGTTTCACCTCTGGTTTACACAATTATGTAAATTCATCTATCTTACTCAAACTTGAGCAAGGCATGTTGAACTACCTGTATGCAATCTAGCACTAGGCATTTCTTTAGCTAGGGAGGACTTGTGAGCCAGCTCAGCCCTTGACTTTGCTGGAATTTTATTTGGCTGATGCATAAACTGTGGCTCTGACAGAGCAGGTGAAATTATTTCTGCCAGTAGGACAAATGTGGCTTGTCTCTTAATGAGTCTGATGCTGTTTGTATCTACATCTGACTtataatgttttcattttcttagcagagccttgagagccACTTAATGTCACCACCAGAGATGTCAGGCCAGCTTCTGTCAAAGAATATTCTGCAGGTATTTCTTATTGGTGGGGGAAGGTACTTAAAAGGGCATCCCCAGTAcgaaaacaaaaattatttgaaaataagatgTTTAAGGCAATCATGAGATCAGTAGTCGGACACGGCTCCCTACAGAGGAAAGAGAACTAATCACTAGTTCAGTTCACTTAGAAATTTGTCTTGTTGTGCTATTTCCAGTGATTACAACTTGAAAATTAAAAGCCTGGCTAAGTGCCTAATTCTAAGGGCAACCCACAATTGGTGTGTCTCGTTGCACAAGTCCGCCTTGTCTCTTTAACTTGCTATAAGTAGTGTAGTAAAATGAGCTTGTTGTATAAGTTGATCTTACTCTGAACATTCTTTCATTACTTATTCTTAGGAACTTCTTGGTCCACCCATTACCAGACCTGCTTCATCAAATGTCTTAAGTGGCCTGATAGGTGGTTTGGAGCCTGCAGCCTCTTTACTGACACAAAGAGCACCTTCTCCCCCTATTCCACCTGTGTTTCCAGCTCGAGCAGCTTCCGCAGATTACCTGCGTCATAGAGTATCTTCGCCCATTGGTGAGACTGATTGCAAAACCATGCTTCCTTTTTTACTACTTGAGTTTGTTTTAACAAATACTTTACAGAACAATAAAAACTTCCTGGCGCTTGGTGGGCAGCTAGGCCAGCATCTGCCTCTTGAGTGCAAGATGCCTTTTTACTTACTAGTGTCTAATGCTACACTAATATCCAAAAATTGTAGGTGTCTGTGACAGATCAACTAGACCTCACAGTAAATTCTGATGTGGAGTAATGTGCTCGGCTGCTGTATAAGAAGCCAATTTTCAGGGACTACCTGGCCATTTGTATTGCAAAACACTACCGGTAGCCTCCCTGTAGCTCTCCAGTGATAAGGAAAAGACACAGCTCTGTGTAGACTTCAGGGATGAGCTGGGAGTCTTCACAAGAAATCCTTAATTCACGTAGAATTGTTTAACTCAGGGATGTATATTGTATATGTTGAAAGAAACTGTTAGTCCTTTTAAATGCAACTGTTGAACGTTCTCTAGGTTTTGGACAAGGTTCTCAGCAATTGCTTGGTGATCCGTTTCCAGGTGTAAGGAAGCCCATGAGTCCAGTTGCCGCACAGGTTagattaaatgcttttttgctTCATGTGTATTCATCTCCTTTTATATTGTGTGATCCAGAACTAACTGGTGGAAACACATACTTAACTGCTGGGTTCAGATGTTTATGCTTATTAAGCTCGCTCTGTGAGGATGCAAAGTCTAACTGAGCACAGTCTCAAAACCTGATTGCAGTTGGACTCGGAGTACCTTAAGTACAAGATTTTTTTGAACCTTATATTATATATCAATAAAGGGGATGGCTGTTGGTGGGCAGGCACTTTGAAGGTATAGCAGTAGATCTTCAGTATCTTAAAAAATACCCAACCAACTACAAGCTTTGATTTATGTGTGTACAACTCTGCTTCAGATGAGTCCCCTGGAAATACAGCAAGCTGCATTAGAGGGATTAGCATTACCACATGACTTAGCCATACAGGCAGCAAACTTCTATCAGCACGGCTTTGGTAAACCACAAATGGACAAAAGCAGGGATGGCTACAGAAACAGGCGAGTATATGATGGCAAAATTCAAGGGGTACGCTGTAAACTGATTtgtaatgtattttctttcagtagaTACTAGTACTAGTGCCTCGAGCTTGTGTTGGTTCTTGGCAATCCTGCCTTCTGTCCTGTGTCAAGAGCAGAGCTGCCTCGTACTAACTTTCTGTTTGTTAACAGGCAGCAGCGAGTGACTAAATCACCTGCACCAGGACACAGAGGGAATACATCTTCTCCAGCCCCTACAGCATCCATCACTAGCATGGTCAGTACCTAACGTATAACAATTGTAGGAAAAACTGCAGACACTTTTACAGCATCTAGGCTGTAGTAGTTGTAATTGGGAGAAAGGGAGGCCCCAGAGGAGTTAATCGTATTCGGATCATATCGGTAGTCACATGATACAAGAACAAATTACACTTCATACTTAACTGAATGTCTTCACTTTGGAAAATGGCCTTTTCTGACCACTATATTACCTAAAACTGAAGAAGCACCATTAATATTACCTTGACCTGATCTTCTGAAACCAAAGGAAGATAACTCTGAATACTCAGGCCCTCATATCTTGGTACTTAAGTTTTCAGAAGACAAGTGCTGAAAGCCGTTAGCCGCTTCAGAGAACACTGGTCTTCAGGTAGGAAATGACAAACCTAAGTGCCTGCATGTTGAAATATCACCTAGGAGCTTCAGGattgctttgaaaacaaataaaatcttgGAGCCAAGCTGTTGCCTCACTGCCTTTGGTACTATGTAGAATGCTGCTTCGATCTAAAGTTTCCAGTTAATCAGCCAAGTACTTGCCTGTAGCTCAGGACTAACACAGGCTATGAGCTGCTAAATCAAGCAGGTACTTCTGTTTGTATACCAAATGAATGGCTTCCACAGATGGCGTGTGGAAGCATCATGTTGCCtcatttgtatttttccccCAATAGTGTTCTGCAGAACCCTCAGCTCTGAGTTAATACAGATAAGCAGCTCCTGATGAGCTGCTGTTCTGAACCAGTAGCAAAGAGGAGGcagctgaaatgtaaaatacagctcaTACTTTGTTTCAAGCCTGTTACAATACATTCAATTTTGAGAACATCTGGTTTTACTAAAAGTATCAGACTTCTGCAAAAGCTTTATTCTATAGTTTACATGCTTCTTAGCTATGAAACAAGGCAAAGTAAAATCACGGGCACGCAGTGGCTGATCCAAGAGAGCTTTAAATGGAAAGGATGTGCTAGAATTGGTGTCCACCCACAACTAAGATAGTGTGGCCTAGATAATGAGCCCTGAGTGAAGTGTTGTTTCTTACTATGTTCTCTGCAGCTGTCTCCTTCCTTTACACCTACCTCAGTGATTCGCAAGATGTACGAGagcaaggagaaaagcaaagaggagcCGGTTTCTGGGAAGATGAAAGTCAGTGATGGTAAAGATGAAAATCAGCGGCCAAATGAAGGTATTGTAATGGCTCTAaaataacacacacaaaaaaggttTGGAATAGAATCAAAGAGCTTCAGCGCATAATATGCCTAGGCTAACTTTAGACATTCCTGATTTGTGGAGATGAAGAGGGTGTAGAAATGAGCCTATAGTAAGAGGAAGGGTTAGAGATCTGGAGGGGATGCACTTCCAAGTGTGGTCTTCCAGCAGTGTTGggtttaaaaccattttttttcttacctgtcAATTTGTGAGCAATAGTGACACTAAGAGACCTGGACCAAAACTGTTTCTTTGCAACTGGTCTTGATGAACAAGCATATTAACAATAATGCTTCAATATCTCTCTACACCAGTAATTGAATACAAACAACTTGCAGCTCTCTCGAGACATCTGAACTGAACAGTCAAAGCCAAGATCAATTAAGCTCTTAAGTGTAGCAGATCAAGGAAGCATTTTGTCACCCTAACTGATGTAAGTGGCTGTTAAGAGGAAATGCTTGATGGTGATGGTCTTACTGGGTCAGGCAAACATGCCTAAATGCTGCGACATTGTACTTTGATGCTGGTAACTGCAGAGGGTAGCTTGCAGTTCCTATTACACAGCTGACTCTTCCTTTTAGCACTCCAGCTATTACTGCTACCTCAGCTGGTAGCAGATGACTAAGATATCCTAGGCCTTGTCCAACTGATCTATATGGTCTGTGGAAGTAGCTTCTTGAGGTGATGTTCCAAATCTTGCTAAGCAGATATCAGACACAGAAGGCTGCTGCTAACACCCAGATgcatctaaacaaaaaaaaaaaaccacttcagGCTAGACTCCAAATCATAATCTTGTCTAGGGAGGATCCCTTGTACCTCCTGTCTCCTTTGGGACTGACTCATCCATGCTGCCAGTTCaaaatttctaagaaaaaaagaaaaataagaattaaagGTGGAGTTACTGCTCATTCTGACCTAATTTAAGCTTGCTGTCAAGGGATTTCTGTGCAACATGTTCCTCCTtattacttttcaaaacaattcAGCCAAGAGCATCCAGGAAAGACAGATGCTTACTATTAAATACATATGACTAAAGTTCAGCTAGTCCTGGAATCCAGTAATCagctttaattttcattagGTGTAACCTCTAGCTGTGGACTATAATAGTTGTATTCAATTCTAGCTACAGATAACCTACTGTCTAGTTCTGTGGAGAATGCAGATCAAGAAACTTTGCCCACCTTAGGTACCAAACTACCCGCACTGCAACGCTCTGCATGTTCCACACCTCTTACCCAAGCAAATCGTTGCACCAAAGAGCAAGACTACAGGCCTAAGTCAACTGGTAGAAAGACTCCTACAATGGCCTCCCCAGTACCAGGAGGCCCTTTCCTTCGTCCTGTTCATCAAGTACCCCTTGTTCCCCATGTACCGATTGTACGACCTGCTCATCAACTGCATCCAGGATTGGTCCAGAGAATGCTGGCACAGGGGGTTCCTCCGCAACATCTTCCTCTACTGCAAGCAGGTAATCCATATGggtgttttccttcagtaagtTAATGCACGTTCTCTGTAAGACTCACTTTGTATTAGGAACATCGCAAACTGATACTCGTTGCTGTAATAAATGTTAGCAGTAAAACTTAACCTGTAAAACCAGGCAATAAATTCCAACCCATCTAAACacttaaatgtttgttttgctttaagttCCTTATGCTTATTAAGTAAGAAGTTTCCTCGCTCTTGTTCAACAGGTATGCTTCCTCCTGGAGTGGACCTGTCTCACTTGCAAGGAATATCTGCTCCCATCCTTGGCCAACCTTTTTATCCA
This DNA window, taken from Phalacrocorax carbo chromosome 15, bPhaCar2.1, whole genome shotgun sequence, encodes the following:
- the EIF4ENIF1 gene encoding eukaryotic translation initiation factor 4E transporter isoform X4, producing the protein MDKRGGVTETENGDAFLELNRITTKYPHRYTKEELLDIKERPYSKQRPSCLSEKYDSDGVWDPEKWHASLYPSSGRTSPVESFKKDLDSDRTSLMRRIVDPRERVKEDDLDVVLSPQRRSFGGGCHVTAAISSRRAGSPLEKENDGVRVIGGRRIGSGRIISSRNFDKDHRGGEKDLRDSRDARDRDRERDYKDKRFRREFGDSKRIFGERRRNDSYTEEEPEWFSAGPTSQSETIELTGFDDKILEEDHKGRKRTRRRTASLKEGIECNGGVVEEDEVQTVHANETPADQEVPREAVLQEPAPGEFDFNEFFNLDKSVPGLASMIEDVLGEGSVSASRFSRWFSNPSRSGSRSSSLRSTPHEELERLAAHSGVVLSVEEVEAGLKGLKVDQEGKIATPFMAEQMEEALNVAGSRQIKKDGDMTAFNKLVSSMKASGTLPSQPKVNQSLESHLMSPPEMSGQLLSKNILQELLGPPITRPASSNVLSGLIGGLEPAASLLTQRAPSPPIPPVFPARAASADYLRHRVSSPIGFGQGSQQLLGDPFPGVRKPMSPVAAQMSPLEIQQAALEGLALPHDLAIQAANFYQHGFGKPQMDKSRDGYRNRRQRVTKSPAPGHRGNTSSPAPTASITSMLSPSFTPTSVIRKMYESKEKSKEEPVSGKMKVSDGKDENQRPNEATDNLLSSSVENADQETLPTLGTKLPALQRSACSTPLTQANRCTKEQDYRPKSTGRKTPTMASPVPGGPFLRPVHQVPLVPHVPIVRPAHQLHPGLVQRMLAQGVPPQHLPLLQAGMLPPGVDLSHLQGISAPILGQPFYPLPTASHHILNPRSGTPLQLAMMQQQLQRSGSGAQGSSPAGAQTTPQNVLSRTGLSHGHTQLDHRPSQRSGSPIGLAKWFGSDVLQQPLPSMPSKVISVDELEYRQ